The Streptomyces spororaveus genome includes a region encoding these proteins:
- a CDS encoding Eco57I restriction-modification methylase domain-containing protein: MATIALFTDDLTLPESLQEAVEHGEVFTRVWVVELILDLLGYTADKDLCDLRLVEPACGGGAFLSVIASRISASCRAHQRPLTDAVDAVRAFDLLGRNVEQSRAVVSERLQDEGWEPQDTARVAAEWVQQGDYLLTSDADHRADYVVGNPPYIRLEDVPGDRMAAYRRARPTMGGRADIYVGFYEAALRSLNRGGQLGFICADRWMRNQYGRRLRQLVTQHFSMDLALVMHDVDAFEDQVSAYPAITLISNRPQGAAVAADTSRSFGAEEARDFADWYLAGESPTVTTDSHQAARMPHWFPEEDSWPAASPARLAVLEDLTERFRLLEDTRTGTKVGIGIATGADKVFLTKDADLVEEDRLLPMAMVRDTTSGTLDWNGTRLVNPWTAGGDLVDLTLYPRLAAYFEKHSAALRKRYVAVKQPDRWYKTIDKVDHRLTRREKLLFPDMKLRIHPVLDEGGLYPHHNLYFIVSDVWDMRVLGGLLLSKVAEAFVEAYAVKMRGGTLRFQAQYLRKIRVPDPAQISESDRAALADAFDRRDAEAATIAALRVYGLAELPA; this comes from the coding sequence GTGGCAACCATCGCGCTCTTCACCGACGACCTCACACTCCCCGAGTCTCTTCAGGAGGCCGTGGAGCACGGCGAGGTGTTCACGCGCGTCTGGGTTGTCGAGCTCATCCTGGACCTTCTCGGCTACACCGCAGACAAGGACCTCTGCGACCTGAGGCTCGTTGAGCCGGCCTGCGGCGGCGGCGCGTTCCTGAGCGTGATCGCGTCCCGGATCAGTGCGTCGTGCCGGGCGCACCAACGCCCCCTCACGGATGCGGTCGACGCGGTCCGCGCCTTCGACCTGCTGGGCCGGAACGTGGAGCAGAGCCGGGCCGTGGTGTCGGAAAGGCTGCAGGACGAGGGCTGGGAGCCGCAGGACACGGCGAGGGTCGCCGCAGAGTGGGTGCAGCAAGGCGACTACCTGCTGACGTCGGACGCCGATCATCGCGCCGACTACGTCGTCGGCAACCCTCCGTACATCAGGCTCGAAGACGTTCCCGGCGACCGCATGGCCGCCTACCGCCGGGCCCGCCCCACGATGGGCGGCCGGGCCGACATCTACGTCGGCTTCTACGAGGCGGCCCTGCGGAGCCTCAACCGAGGCGGCCAACTGGGCTTCATCTGTGCCGACCGCTGGATGCGGAACCAGTACGGGCGGCGGCTGAGACAGCTGGTGACCCAGCACTTCAGCATGGATCTCGCCCTCGTGATGCACGATGTCGACGCCTTCGAGGATCAGGTTTCGGCCTATCCCGCGATCACCCTCATCTCGAACAGGCCCCAGGGCGCAGCGGTCGCCGCGGACACCAGCCGGTCCTTCGGGGCGGAAGAGGCACGGGACTTCGCCGACTGGTACCTGGCGGGCGAGTCTCCCACGGTCACCACGGACTCCCACCAAGCCGCTCGCATGCCGCACTGGTTCCCGGAGGAGGATTCGTGGCCGGCCGCCTCGCCGGCCAGGCTCGCGGTCCTCGAGGATCTCACCGAGCGCTTCCGGCTGCTGGAGGACACCCGGACGGGAACCAAGGTCGGTATCGGCATCGCCACCGGAGCCGACAAGGTCTTCCTCACGAAGGACGCGGACCTGGTCGAAGAGGACCGGTTGCTGCCCATGGCCATGGTCCGCGACACCACCAGCGGCACTCTCGACTGGAACGGCACGCGCCTGGTCAACCCCTGGACAGCCGGCGGCGATCTGGTCGACCTGACCCTGTACCCGCGTCTCGCCGCCTACTTCGAGAAGCACAGCGCCGCCCTGCGGAAGCGCTACGTCGCCGTCAAGCAGCCCGATCGCTGGTACAAGACCATCGACAAGGTCGATCACCGCCTGACGCGCCGGGAGAAGCTCCTGTTCCCGGACATGAAGCTGCGGATCCATCCGGTCCTCGACGAGGGCGGCCTGTACCCGCACCACAACCTGTACTTCATCGTCTCGGACGTCTGGGACATGCGCGTACTCGGTGGCCTGCTGCTGTCCAAGGTCGCGGAGGCTTTCGTGGAGGCGTACGCGGTCAAGATGCGTGGGGGAACCCTCCGCTTCCAGGCCCAGTACCTGCGCAAGATCCGTGTGCCTGATCCGGCGCAGATCAGCGAGAGCGATCGGGCAGCCCTGGCCGATGCCTTCGACAGGCGGGACGCGGAGGCCGCCACGATCGCCGCCCTGCGTGTCTACGGCCTCGCCGAACTGCCGGCCTAG
- a CDS encoding PaeR7I family type II restriction endonuclease: protein MATEDIQYAVEDFWRRRDKQEGDLEDGGRSGGAARGNGHMKALEALVKGIFIDCGIPEDCVRTGQPYLPGYYRVRKQWDLVVEYKGVLVAAFEFKSQVGSVGKNFNNRFEEALGSATDIEAVQRKNEESPFGQVPPWLGYVFILEETPETEKEGRTTRALFPTDPAFQGLSYNQRYQEMIRRFIKERVYDAGWYITAKRVDGDISYLEPLATATSDVLRAAIEGRVKVVKAMLKE, encoded by the coding sequence GTGGCCACCGAGGACATCCAGTACGCGGTCGAGGACTTCTGGCGCCGGCGGGACAAGCAGGAGGGCGACCTGGAAGACGGCGGAAGGTCGGGCGGAGCCGCCCGGGGGAACGGGCACATGAAGGCCCTCGAAGCCCTGGTGAAGGGCATCTTCATCGACTGCGGGATCCCCGAGGACTGCGTCAGGACCGGCCAGCCCTACCTGCCCGGCTACTACCGCGTCCGCAAGCAGTGGGACCTCGTCGTGGAGTACAAGGGCGTGCTGGTCGCCGCTTTCGAGTTCAAGTCGCAGGTCGGCAGCGTCGGGAAGAACTTCAACAACCGCTTCGAGGAGGCGCTGGGCAGCGCCACCGACATCGAGGCCGTACAGCGGAAGAACGAGGAGAGCCCGTTCGGGCAGGTACCTCCGTGGCTGGGTTACGTGTTCATCCTGGAGGAGACTCCCGAGACGGAGAAGGAGGGGAGGACGACGCGGGCCCTGTTCCCGACCGATCCCGCCTTCCAGGGCCTGTCGTACAACCAGCGGTACCAGGAGATGATCCGGCGGTTCATCAAGGAACGCGTCTACGACGCCGGCTGGTACATCACCGCGAAGCGCGTCGATGGTGACATCAGCTACCTGGAACCCCTGGCGACCGCGACGTCGGACGTCCTTCGCGCAGCGATCGAGGGACGCGTCAAGGTGGTGAAGGCGATGCTGAAGGAGTAG
- a CDS encoding helix-turn-helix transcriptional regulator encodes MLGLDMRTEAIYRLMLTNHRWGVAELAEQVGLPEAELRKALDHLAELKLLTHSTVPGEMVPLDPKVGLQTLLQRQRFELQRQQEEFERCQAAITCVLDEYADLYAGRQQHAEHLLGVEAVQERIKDLAREATSECLTFNPGGAQSALSLEASKPLDHDVMSRGVMMRTVYLDSVRNDSVTAEYARWLTESGGQVRTVPALPLRMLLIDRRVALVPVDPGNSRKGAVQLSGIGAVAGLVALFEQVWAGAAPLGASPERDEQGLSRQEQELLRLLAEGLTDAAASVKLGLSLRTVRRMMADLMERLDARSRFAAGLRSAERGWL; translated from the coding sequence GTGTTGGGGCTTGACATGCGTACGGAGGCGATTTACCGCCTCATGCTGACCAATCACCGCTGGGGCGTAGCCGAGCTCGCGGAGCAAGTGGGCCTGCCGGAAGCCGAGTTGCGGAAGGCGCTCGACCACCTGGCCGAACTGAAGCTCTTGACCCACTCGACCGTCCCCGGCGAGATGGTGCCCCTGGACCCGAAGGTCGGCCTGCAGACACTCCTCCAGCGGCAGCGCTTCGAACTGCAGCGGCAGCAGGAGGAGTTCGAGCGATGTCAGGCCGCCATCACCTGCGTCCTCGACGAGTACGCCGACCTGTACGCCGGCCGCCAGCAGCACGCCGAGCACCTCCTCGGCGTCGAGGCCGTTCAGGAACGCATCAAGGACCTGGCCCGCGAGGCCACTTCGGAATGCCTGACCTTCAACCCCGGTGGCGCACAGTCCGCGTTGAGCCTGGAAGCCAGCAAACCGCTTGACCACGACGTCATGTCACGCGGCGTCATGATGCGGACCGTCTATCTCGACAGCGTGCGCAACGACTCCGTGACGGCGGAGTACGCACGGTGGCTGACCGAGTCCGGCGGTCAGGTACGGACCGTCCCGGCGCTGCCGCTGCGGATGCTGCTGATCGACCGCCGCGTGGCCCTGGTCCCGGTGGACCCCGGAAACTCCCGCAAGGGTGCGGTCCAGCTCAGCGGAATCGGCGCCGTCGCCGGGCTGGTCGCGCTCTTCGAACAGGTGTGGGCCGGTGCCGCCCCGCTGGGAGCCAGCCCCGAACGCGACGAGCAGGGTCTGAGCCGGCAGGAGCAGGAACTGCTGCGGCTCCTGGCCGAGGGACTCACCGACGCCGCCGCCAGCGTGAAGCTCGGGCTCTCCCTGCGCACGGTCCGCCGCATGATGGCCGACCTGATGGAGCGGCTCGACGCCCGCAGCCGCTTCGCCGCCGGCCTCCGCTCGGCCGAACGCGGCTGGCTCTGA
- a CDS encoding DNA polymerase III subunit delta', translating to MPVWDDLVGQERVQTQLAAAARDADALVTAAVEGTEPPAASKMTHAWLFTGPPGSGRTTAARAFAAALQCTSPDRALGGEPGCGFCDGCHTTMVGTHADVSTVVAVGNQILVADMRDTVRKSYTSPATGRWQIILVEDAERLNEKSANAVLKAVEEPAPRTVWLLCSPSVEDVLPTIRSRCRHLNLSTPSVAAVADMLVRRDGIEPPTALAAARATQGHVDRARRLATDPGARERRSSVLKLPLRVDDVGACLKAAQELVDAAAEDAKLVADEVDTKETEELRAALGAGAGAGSRMPRGTAGVMKELEDRQKRRRTRTQRDTLELALTDLTGFYRDVLALQLGSSVEIANEEIRPDLDRIARASGPERTLRRIEAIIACRDSLDRNVAPLLAVEAMTLALRAG from the coding sequence ATGCCCGTATGGGACGACCTGGTGGGACAGGAGCGGGTCCAGACGCAGCTGGCCGCCGCCGCCCGCGACGCCGACGCACTGGTCACGGCCGCCGTGGAGGGGACCGAGCCGCCCGCGGCGTCCAAGATGACCCACGCCTGGCTGTTCACCGGTCCGCCCGGATCCGGGCGGACCACCGCCGCCCGGGCCTTCGCGGCCGCTCTGCAGTGCACCAGCCCGGACCGTGCCCTCGGCGGTGAGCCCGGCTGCGGGTTCTGCGACGGCTGCCACACCACGATGGTCGGCACGCACGCGGACGTCTCCACCGTCGTCGCCGTCGGCAACCAGATCCTCGTCGCCGACATGCGGGACACCGTCCGCAAGTCCTACACGTCCCCGGCCACGGGCCGCTGGCAGATCATCCTGGTCGAGGACGCCGAGCGGCTGAACGAGAAGTCGGCCAACGCGGTCCTCAAGGCCGTGGAGGAGCCGGCACCCCGCACGGTCTGGCTGCTGTGCTCGCCCTCCGTGGAGGACGTGCTGCCCACCATCCGCTCCCGCTGCCGCCACCTCAACCTCAGCACCCCCTCGGTCGCGGCCGTCGCCGACATGCTGGTGCGGCGCGACGGCATCGAGCCGCCGACGGCCCTGGCCGCCGCCAGGGCGACCCAGGGGCACGTGGACCGCGCCCGCCGACTGGCCACCGACCCGGGAGCCCGGGAGCGCAGGTCGTCGGTCCTGAAGCTGCCGCTCCGGGTGGACGACGTCGGTGCCTGCCTCAAGGCCGCCCAGGAGCTGGTCGACGCCGCAGCTGAGGACGCCAAGCTGGTCGCGGACGAGGTCGACACGAAGGAGACCGAGGAGCTGAGGGCAGCGCTCGGCGCCGGAGCGGGCGCCGGCAGCCGGATGCCGCGCGGCACGGCGGGCGTCATGAAGGAGCTGGAGGACCGGCAGAAGCGCCGCCGTACCCGCACGCAGCGCGACACCCTCGAACTGGCGCTGACCGACCTCACCGGTTTCTACCGGGACGTGCTGGCCCTGCAGCTCGGCTCGTCCGTGGAGATCGCCAATGAGGAGATACGGCCCGACCTGGACCGGATCGCCCGCGCCTCGGGCCCCGAGCGGACCCTGCGCCGGATCGAGGCGATCATCGCCTGCCGGGACTCCCTCGACCGCAACGTCGCCCCGCTGCTCGCGGTAGAGGCGATGACGCTGGCCCTGCGCGCGGGCTGA
- the tmk gene encoding dTMP kinase: protein MTRAEQPAVVTAPANPTYDEALAADSRERAVRALLRTPRLRRLWSAQLVSGIGDALALLVLVLLALQAAASEGGFGGGYRGAALAVAAVFGVRILATLLFGAVLLGPLAALLGAGGKLDRRWTMIGADGVRLGLFVVAPLWLDWIPAHALTALLATVFVSGAAERLWTLAKESAAPALLPAPPPEGATVRPLPDHLDALRRLTLRTAFAALPIAAAALLAATLVGKALGLGIDWFAANQAALGSYVASGLFAASVSLLLPLVLPGGTTPRPRSPLEGLRTPKAGDRPDKGRTGAIPLLVLSCAAVAGAVSCAVSVSVLHAFDLGGGPAAFALFVLALVGGTAVGIRATQAGKVLPALSRRRLMALAIAVTGIALLLTGLVPDTATVLFLSLLAGTAAGVAANTGHTLLDQETEEFRRARITEHLQAAVRVAVALGAVLAPVLAALIGPHRLTGAEVVFAHGGAAFTLMLVGALLLPVAVLVLTKADDRRGVPLRRDLREALRGGEPVQAASATGFFIALEGGDGAGKSTQVQALAEWIRGKGHEVVVTREPGATPVGKRLRSILLDISSAGLSNRAEALLYAADRAEHVDTVVRPALERGAVVISDRYIDSSVAYQGAGRDLSPTEIARISRWATDGLVPNLTVLLDVSPEAARERFTEAPDRLESEPAEFHQRVRSGFLTLAASDPGRYLVVDAGQDPGSVTTVVRHRLDRMLPLSEAEVAAQAEARRLAEEEARRKAEEEAARKAEEARLRAEEEARLAREAEEARIKAEAEAARRAEEERLRLEEEARVRAEAERLRAEAEEKARAAEAERLRRQAEEEARLRAEAEERRREKQRRAEEALLKAEEARRLVAAEAAAKAAAAAAVAAEAAAVVPPAPAPTHAPAPAPAPAPAPKVGMTKKPEPEPQPGPHPDDAVTVETPVATPVKRVVQPDDVTQTVPVPKIDPASAAETAVLPPVRATDETAVLPPVRPDAEPSPQAPQQSQDPQAPRRSQDSGTRQARSATRPTAQRPEENPADRVPSGIFRDSGNDRTRELPVVDDEGRPRRARPDWAEETPLDDLPTLADELLGRLRDDEDGDEGERGPRRRR, encoded by the coding sequence ATGACGCGAGCCGAGCAGCCGGCGGTCGTGACCGCCCCGGCGAACCCCACCTACGACGAAGCCCTAGCCGCGGATTCCCGCGAGCGTGCGGTGCGCGCACTGCTGCGCACTCCCAGGCTGCGCCGGCTGTGGAGCGCCCAGTTGGTGAGCGGCATCGGCGATGCCCTGGCCCTGCTGGTGCTGGTGCTGCTGGCCCTGCAGGCCGCGGCCTCGGAAGGGGGCTTCGGCGGCGGGTACCGCGGCGCGGCCCTCGCCGTCGCCGCCGTCTTCGGAGTCCGGATCCTCGCCACCCTGCTCTTCGGCGCGGTCCTCCTCGGCCCGCTGGCCGCACTGCTGGGCGCGGGCGGCAAGCTGGACCGCCGCTGGACCATGATCGGGGCCGACGGGGTCCGCCTCGGGCTCTTCGTCGTCGCCCCGCTGTGGCTCGACTGGATCCCGGCCCACGCACTGACGGCGCTGCTGGCCACCGTCTTCGTGTCGGGCGCCGCCGAGCGGCTGTGGACCCTGGCCAAGGAGAGCGCCGCGCCCGCCCTGCTGCCCGCGCCGCCGCCGGAGGGGGCGACCGTACGGCCGCTCCCGGACCACCTGGACGCACTGCGCCGGCTGACGCTGCGTACGGCCTTCGCGGCGCTTCCGATCGCCGCGGCCGCACTGCTCGCCGCGACCCTGGTCGGCAAGGCGCTCGGCCTCGGCATCGACTGGTTCGCCGCGAACCAGGCCGCCCTCGGCTCGTACGTGGCCTCCGGCCTCTTCGCCGCGTCGGTCTCGCTGCTGCTGCCGCTGGTGCTGCCCGGCGGGACGACCCCGCGTCCGCGTTCGCCGCTGGAGGGCCTGCGGACCCCCAAGGCGGGCGACCGGCCCGACAAGGGCCGTACGGGCGCCATTCCCCTGCTCGTTCTGAGCTGCGCCGCGGTCGCCGGAGCGGTGTCCTGCGCCGTGTCCGTGTCCGTGCTGCACGCCTTCGACCTGGGCGGCGGCCCGGCCGCCTTCGCGCTGTTCGTCCTCGCGCTGGTCGGCGGCACCGCCGTCGGCATCCGCGCCACCCAGGCCGGCAAGGTGCTGCCCGCCCTGTCCCGCCGCCGGTTGATGGCCCTCGCCATAGCGGTCACCGGAATCGCCCTGCTGCTGACCGGGCTCGTCCCGGACACGGCGACCGTGCTGTTCCTCTCGCTGCTCGCCGGCACCGCGGCGGGCGTCGCCGCCAACACCGGCCACACCCTGCTGGACCAGGAGACCGAGGAGTTCCGGCGGGCCCGGATCACCGAGCACCTCCAGGCCGCCGTACGCGTCGCCGTGGCGCTCGGCGCCGTCCTGGCGCCCGTCCTGGCCGCGCTCATCGGCCCGCACCGGCTGACCGGCGCCGAGGTCGTCTTCGCGCACGGCGGCGCCGCCTTCACCCTGATGCTGGTCGGCGCCCTGCTGCTGCCGGTCGCCGTCCTGGTGCTCACGAAGGCCGACGACCGCCGGGGCGTACCCCTGCGGCGGGACCTGCGCGAGGCACTGCGCGGCGGGGAGCCCGTACAGGCGGCGTCCGCCACCGGGTTCTTCATCGCCCTGGAGGGCGGCGACGGAGCCGGCAAGTCCACCCAGGTCCAGGCGCTGGCCGAATGGATCCGGGGCAAGGGCCACGAGGTCGTGGTGACCCGGGAGCCCGGGGCGACCCCCGTCGGCAAGCGGCTCCGCTCGATCCTGCTCGACATCTCCTCGGCCGGTCTGTCGAACCGCGCCGAGGCGCTGCTGTACGCCGCCGACCGGGCGGAACACGTGGACACGGTGGTGCGTCCGGCCCTGGAACGCGGCGCGGTCGTCATCTCGGACCGCTACATCGACTCCTCGGTCGCCTACCAGGGCGCCGGCCGTGACCTCTCCCCGACGGAGATCGCCCGGATCTCGCGCTGGGCCACCGACGGACTCGTCCCGAACCTGACCGTGCTGCTCGACGTGTCGCCGGAGGCGGCGCGCGAGCGGTTCACGGAGGCACCGGACCGGCTGGAGTCGGAGCCGGCGGAGTTCCACCAGCGGGTGCGGTCCGGGTTCCTGACCCTCGCCGCGTCCGACCCCGGCCGCTACCTCGTGGTCGACGCGGGCCAGGACCCGGGGTCGGTGACCACCGTCGTACGGCACCGCCTGGACCGGATGCTTCCGCTCTCGGAGGCCGAAGTGGCCGCCCAGGCGGAGGCCCGGCGCCTCGCCGAGGAGGAGGCCCGGCGCAAGGCCGAGGAAGAAGCGGCGCGCAAGGCGGAGGAAGCGCGCCTGCGGGCCGAGGAAGAGGCCCGGCTGGCCCGCGAGGCCGAGGAAGCGCGGATCAAGGCCGAGGCGGAGGCCGCCCGCAGGGCGGAGGAGGAGCGGCTGCGCCTGGAGGAGGAGGCCCGGGTCCGGGCCGAGGCCGAACGGCTGCGCGCGGAGGCCGAGGAGAAGGCACGCGCGGCGGAGGCCGAGCGACTGCGCCGCCAGGCCGAGGAGGAGGCCCGGCTGCGGGCCGAGGCCGAGGAGCGGCGGCGGGAGAAGCAGCGCCGGGCCGAGGAAGCCCTGCTGAAGGCCGAGGAGGCACGTCGGCTGGTGGCGGCCGAGGCGGCGGCGAAGGCCGCGGCAGCCGCCGCGGTGGCTGCCGAGGCCGCCGCGGTGGTGCCGCCGGCTCCCGCGCCCACGCATGCGCCTGCTCCCGCCCCCGCGCCGGCTCCCGCGCCCAAGGTCGGTATGACCAAGAAGCCGGAGCCGGAGCCGCAGCCGGGGCCGCACCCGGACGACGCGGTGACGGTGGAGACCCCGGTGGCCACGCCGGTCAAGCGGGTCGTCCAGCCGGACGACGTCACCCAGACCGTCCCGGTGCCGAAGATCGACCCGGCGTCCGCCGCGGAGACCGCGGTGCTGCCGCCGGTCCGCGCGACGGACGAGACGGCGGTGCTGCCGCCGGTACGTCCGGACGCCGAGCCGTCGCCGCAGGCGCCGCAGCAGTCCCAGGATCCGCAGGCGCCCCGGCGGTCGCAGGACAGCGGTACCCGGCAGGCCCGGTCCGCCACGCGGCCGACGGCCCAGCGGCCCGAGGAGAACCCGGCGGACCGGGTGCCGTCGGGCATCTTCCGGGACTCCGGCAACGACCGGACGCGGGAGCTCCCCGTCGTCGACGACGAGGGCCGGCCGCGCCGGGCCCGCCCCGACTGGGCCGAGGAGACCCCGCTGGACGACCTGCCGACGCTGGCGGACGAGCTGCTGGGCCGCCTCCGGGACGACGAGGACGGCGACGAGGGCGAGCGGGGACCGCGCCGCCGCCGCTGA
- a CDS encoding alpha/beta hydrolase, which yields MDTSRLLRTTGTVIAATGLLLSGCTSGGPGEPRAAASSPTESATHSAPPSPDAAAMRPYYEQKLTWRDCGVPGFQCSTMKAPLDYANPGSGQDVDIAVSRRTATGPGKRLGSLVVNPGGPGGSGIGYLQAYAGIGYPAAVRARYDMVSFDPRGVERSSPVECLDGPAMDKYTQVDQTPDDPAERAELVTAFKEFAAACQTKSGRVLPHVSTVDAARDMDLLRAVLGDDKLHYVGASYGTLLGATYADLFPDRVGRLVLDGAMDPKRPALELNRDQTEGFETAFTSFAKDCAEQPDCPLGKGGPDAVAARLKEFFRKVDAQPVATGDPTRPLGEALATTGVIAALYDESAWPQLREALSSAMNGDGSGLLSLADSYYEREADGKYANLMSANAAVNCLDQPAAFSGPEAVDKALPSFEKASPVFGAGLAWAAMNCTYWPVKATGEARELTAKGAAPIVVVGTTRDPATPYKWAKALAGQLDSGTLLTYDGDGHTAYGRGSDCIDTAINRYLLEGKAPQDGKKC from the coding sequence ATGGACACCAGTCGCCTGCTGCGTACCACCGGAACCGTGATCGCAGCCACCGGGCTGCTGCTGTCCGGGTGCACCTCGGGCGGGCCGGGGGAACCCCGGGCCGCCGCGTCCTCCCCGACGGAGTCCGCCACGCACTCGGCGCCGCCGTCCCCCGACGCGGCCGCGATGCGCCCGTACTACGAGCAGAAGCTGACCTGGCGCGACTGCGGTGTCCCCGGATTCCAGTGCTCCACGATGAAGGCCCCGCTGGACTACGCGAACCCCGGCTCCGGCCAGGACGTCGACATCGCGGTGTCGCGCCGTACGGCCACCGGCCCCGGCAAGCGCCTCGGCTCGCTCGTGGTCAACCCGGGCGGCCCGGGCGGATCCGGCATCGGCTACCTCCAGGCGTACGCGGGCATCGGCTACCCCGCGGCCGTCCGGGCCCGGTACGACATGGTGTCCTTCGACCCACGCGGCGTGGAGCGCAGCAGCCCCGTCGAGTGCCTGGACGGCCCGGCCATGGACAAGTACACGCAGGTGGACCAGACACCGGACGACCCGGCCGAGCGGGCCGAGCTGGTGACGGCCTTCAAGGAGTTCGCGGCGGCCTGCCAGACGAAATCGGGGCGGGTCCTGCCGCACGTCTCCACCGTCGACGCCGCCCGGGACATGGACCTGCTGCGCGCGGTGCTCGGCGACGACAAGCTCCACTACGTCGGGGCCTCGTACGGGACCCTCCTGGGCGCCACGTACGCGGACCTCTTCCCGGACCGGGTCGGCCGGCTGGTCCTGGACGGGGCGATGGACCCCAAGCGGCCCGCGCTCGAACTGAACCGGGACCAGACGGAGGGCTTCGAGACGGCCTTCACCTCCTTCGCCAAGGACTGCGCGGAGCAGCCCGACTGCCCGCTCGGCAAGGGCGGCCCGGATGCGGTGGCGGCGCGCCTGAAGGAGTTCTTCCGCAAGGTCGACGCCCAGCCCGTGGCGACCGGCGACCCGACCCGCCCGCTGGGCGAGGCCCTGGCGACGACCGGGGTGATCGCGGCGCTGTACGACGAGAGCGCCTGGCCACAACTGCGCGAGGCGCTCAGCTCGGCGATGAACGGCGACGGATCGGGCCTGCTGAGCCTCGCCGACAGCTACTACGAGCGCGAGGCGGACGGCAAGTACGCCAACCTGATGTCCGCGAACGCCGCCGTCAACTGCCTCGACCAGCCCGCGGCCTTCAGCGGCCCGGAGGCCGTCGACAAGGCCCTGCCCTCCTTCGAGAAGGCCTCCCCGGTCTTCGGCGCGGGCCTGGCCTGGGCCGCGATGAACTGCACGTACTGGCCCGTGAAGGCGACCGGCGAGGCGAGGGAGCTGACCGCGAAGGGCGCCGCGCCGATCGTGGTGGTGGGCACCACCCGCGACCCGGCGACCCCGTACAAGTGGGCGAAGGCGCTGGCGGGCCAGCTCGACTCGGGCACGCTCCTCACCTACGACGGCGACGGCCACACGGCGTACGGGCGCGGCAGCGACTGCATCGACACCGCGATCAACCGCTACCTCCTGGAGGGCAAGGCCCCGCAGGACGGCAAGAAGTGCTGA